One Primulina huaijiensis isolate GDHJ02 chromosome 5, ASM1229523v2, whole genome shotgun sequence DNA segment encodes these proteins:
- the LOC140976521 gene encoding probable pectinesterase/pectinesterase inhibitor 51 — MMQYQKHVNSPQTSPTFAANNPKKSRRLKFCIISMAVLLSSVILLPLLFFTLSAVSHQRNHQPLSTADGSPSDNIYVIRETCKASLDPQTCEAWLSHSNTVPANAAVLDVIQSAVKVSSRNLETGRGMVQNILVASVGNQNRSYAATTCLNILRYSDYRLNLTGGALVGGSIKDARAWVSAALAYQYGCWSGLKLYANDSDTALVQPTMAFFNSSLLVSTSNALAMLANYDVFADQTESWAPPKTERDGFWETGSGSGLVGGVPPALKADVTVCKGGACDYNAVQEAVNAGPDNPGPGKRFVIWIKEGVYEETVRVPLEKKNVVFIGDGMGKTVISGSMNVGQPGMTTYESATVGVLGDGFMATNLTIRNTAGPDAHQAVAFRSDSDLSIFENCEFIGNQDTLYAHSLRQYFKSCRIQGNVDFIFGQSAAFFQDCLILVAPRQLNPEKGENNAVTAHGRIDPGQSTGFVFQNCVINGTDAYMALYHSKPSVHKNYLGRPWKEYSRTVFIRCTLEALIAADGWMPWSGDFALNTLYYGEFENTGTGSDTSKRVNWSSMIPAEHVDSYSIQSFIQGDQWIPVLSS, encoded by the exons ATGATGCAGTACCAAAAACATGTGAACTCCCCCCAAACTTCACCCACCTTTGCTGCAAACAATCCCAAGAAATCCCGGAGATTGAAATTCTGCATCATTTCAATGGCGGTTCTCCTGTCTTCCGTGATTCTATTACCTCTTCTTTTCTTCACCCTCTCCGCCGTCTCCCACCAGCGCAACCACCAGCCATTGTCCACCGCCGACGGCTCGCCTTCTGACAACATATATGTCATTCGCGAGACCTGCAAGGCCTCGCTTGACCCTCAAACTTGCGAAGCATGGCTGTCCCATTCCAATACAGTCCCCGCAAACGCCGCGGTTCTGGATGTTATTCAATCCGCCGTGAAGGTTTCCTCCCGAAATCTTGAAACGGGTCGGGGCATGGTTCAGAATATCCTGGTCGCGTCCGTGGGGAACCAGAACAGGTCCTACGCCGCAACTACTTGCCTCAATATTCTGCGTTACTCCGATTACCGTTTGAATCTGACGGGTGGCGCGTTGGTAGGTGGCAGTATTAAGGACGCGCGGGCATGGGTTAGCGCGGCGTTGGCGTATCAGTACGGCTGCTGGTCTGGGCTGAAGCTATACGCCAACGACTCCGACACGGCTCTCGTCCAGCCCACAATGGCGTTCTTTAATTCCTCATTGCTCGTATCCACCAGCAATGCGCTAGCAATGCTCGCGAATTACGACGTTTTCGCTGACCAAACGGAGTCTTGGGCCCCGCCAAAGACGGAGCGCGACGGGTTCTGGGAAACCGGCTCGGGCTCCGGTTTGGTAGGCGGGGTGCCGCCTGCTCTCAAGGCGGATGTGACGGTATGCAAGGGCGGCGCGTGCGATTACAATGCAGTGCAAGAAGCGGTGAATGCGGGACCGGATAACCCCGGGCCGGGCAAACGGTTCGTGATATGGATCAAGGAAGGGGTTTACGAGGAGACGGTTCGGGTGCCATTGGAGAAGAAGAACGTGGTGTTCATCGGGGACGGGatgggcaaaacggtcatttcaGGTTCCATGAATGTAGGCCAGCCAGGGATGACCACCTATGAATCCGCCACCGTTG GAGTTCTGGGCGATGGATTCATGGCAACTAATCTCACAATCCGAAACACAGCAGGCCCTGATGCTCATCAAGCAGTAGCTTTCCGATCCGACAGCGACCTCTCCATCTTCGAAAACTGCGAATTCATCGGTAATCAAGACACCCTCTACGCCCACTCACTCCGCCAGTACTTCAAATCATGCCGAATCCAAGGCAATGTCGACTTCATATTCGGACAATCAGCTGCATTCTTCCAAGACTGCCTCATCCTGGTTGCCCCCCGGCAACTCAATCCCGAAAAAGGCGAGAACAATGCTGTAACGGCACATGGTAGAATCGACCCCGGCCAATCCACAGGCTTTGTTTTTCAGAACTGTGTCATCAATGGCACTGATGCGTACATGGCTTTGTACCATAGTAAACCCAGTGTCCACAAGAATTACCTCGGCAGGCCATGGAAGGAGTACTCGAGGACGGTTTTCATTCGATGTACGTTGGAGGCTCTCATAGCGGCAGATGGATGGATGCCTTGGAGTGGCGATTTCGCATTGAATACGTTATATTATGGGGAGTTTGAGAATACTGGGACTGGATCTGATACATCGAAACGTGTTAATTGGAGTAGTATGATTCCGGCCGAGCACGTCGATTCGTACTCGATCCAGAGTTTCATTCAAGGGGATCAGTGGATTCCTGTTTTGTCTTCTTGA
- the LOC140976317 gene encoding endo-1,4-beta-xylanase 1 isoform X1, which yields MGKFWNCCLKNRALKRSPRSQGSRDNMETPSTSNANNNSKSELNLNEKLKDSISIPATNIIHNHDFSGGLHLWHPNCCNAFVVSSESGYPEGLSTKLSGSFAVVTNRKESWQGLEQDITSRVSAGSNYIVCAWVGISGAVEGVANVLATLKLENQDSSVSYLFIGRTSASTERWEKVEGTFCLSTMPQRVTFYLEGPSSGIDLLIRSVQVSCPSSNECESQSTGSLSDGDENIIQNPTFDDGLNNWSGRGCKIVVGDSMADGKVLPMSGKYFASTADRTQNWNGIQQEITGRVQRKLAYEVVATVRILGNNITSANVRATLWVQAANLPEQYIGIGSVQATDKDWVQLQGKFLLNGIPSRIIIFLEGPPPGTDILLNNLIVKHAAKAPPASPPVIENAAFGVNIIVNSNLSDSSNGWFPLGNCTLSVGNGSPHILPPMARDSLGAHEPLSGRYILVTNRTQTWMGPAQMITDNLKLYLTYQVSAWVRIRSGVTKPQNVNVALGVDSQWVNGGQVEIGDDKWHEIGGSFRIEKQPAKVMVYVQGPDAGVDLMVAGLQIFPVDRHMRFKRLQTLTDKIRKRDITLKFIASESSSLGGAFVKIRQTQNSFPIGSCMERSNIENEDFVDFFSKNFNWAVFGNELKWYWTEAQRGNLNYKDADDMLNFCTSRNIQLRGHCIFWEVEDAVQSWIRSLSKDDMMSAVQNRLTSLLNRYKGKFKHYDVNNEMLHGSFFQDHLGKDIRANMFKIANQLDPSATLFVNDYHIEDGCDTRSSPEKYIQHILDLQEQGAPVGGIGLQGHIENPIGPIVCSALDKLGILGLPIWFTEVDISSDNEYVRADDLEVMLREAFAHPAVEGVMFWGFWELFMSRNNAHLVNAEGDVNEAGKRYLALKKEWLTRAHGHVNEQGEFEFRGFHGSYEVELVSVCRKKLAFKTFEVDQGLDPVVVSVNL from the exons ATGGGCAAGTTCTGGAATTGCTGCCTGAAGAATCGAGCTTTGAAGCGTAGCCCACGATCACAG GGGTCAAGAGACAATATGGAGACGCCATCCACTAGCAATGCCAATAATAACTCTAAATCCGAG CTGAATTTGAACGAGAAATTGAAGGATTCAATCAGCATACCAGCAACCAATATCATACATAACCATGATTTCTCTGGAGGGCTTCATTTATGGCATCCTAATTGCTGCAATGCCTTTGTTGTTTCGTCAGAATCCGGTTACCCTGAAGGATTATCAACTAAGCTAAGCGGCAGTTTTGCCGTTGTCACAAACCGGAAAGAATCCTGGCAAGGCCTGGAGCAAGACATCACCAGCAGAGTTTCTGCAGGATCTAACTACATAGTCTGTGCTTGGGTTGGAATATCAGGGGCCGTTGAAGGTGTTGCCAATGTTTTGGCCACTTTGAAACTAGAAAATCAGGATTCATCAGTTAGCTATTTGTTTATTGGAAG AACCTCTGCGTCAACTGAACGTTGGGAGAAGGTAGAAGGTACATTTTGTCTGTCAACAATGCCTCAGAGGGTCACATTTTATCTGGAAGGGCCTTCATCTGGCATCGACCTACTCATAAGATCTGTACAGGTCTCCTGCCCCAGTTCCAATGAATGTGAG AGTCAAAGCACTGGATCTTTATCAGACGGCGATGAGAACATAATACAGAACCCGACATTTGATGATGGACTAAATAATTGGTCTGGAAGAGGTTGTAAGATTGTTGTGGGTGATTCTATGGCTGATGGGAAAGTTCTTCCCATGTCTGGAAAGTACTTTGCATCCACGGCAGATCGAACTCAGAACTGGAATGGGATTCAACAAGAGATTACTGGGAGAGTGCAGCGGAAGCTTGCGTATGAGGTTGTGGCTACAGTTCGAATATTAGGTAATAACATCACCAGTGCAAATGTTAGGGCTACACTGTGGGTTCAGGCAGCAAATCTCCCCGAGCAGTATATTGGGATTGGCAG TGTGCAGGCAACAGACAAAGATTGGGTGCAGCTGCAAGGAAAATTTCTTCTAAACGGCATCCCCTCacgaataattatttttttagaaggACCACCTCCTGGAACTGATATCCTCCTCAATAATCTAATAGTAAAGCACGCTGCCAAAGCTCCACCTGCATCTCCACCAGTCATTGAG AATGCTGCTTTTGGGGTAAATATTATTGTGAATAGCAACCTTAGTGACAGCTCCAATGGATGGTTTCCTCTTGGAAATTGCACACTTAGTGTCGGAAATGGTTCGCCACATATTCTTCCTCCCATGGCTAGAGATTCCCTTGGAGCCCACGAGCCTTTAAGTGGTCGCTACATTCTTGTAACCAATCGTACTCAAACATGGATGGGCCCAGCCCAGATGATAACAGATAATCTGAAACTATATTTGACATATCAAGTGTCAGCTTGGGTTCGAATTAGATCTGGTGTAACTAAACCACAAAATGTTAACGTTGCTCTTGGTGTGGACAGTCAATGGGTAAATGGTGGCCAAGTAGAGATTGGTGATGATAAATGGCATGAAATTGGTGGATCTTTTAGAATCGAGAAGCAACCAGCAAAAGTAATGGTTTATGTCCAAGGTCCTGATGCTGGTGTCGATTTGATGGTGGCCGGACTTCAAATCTTTCCTGTCGATAGACACATGAGATTTAAACGCTTGCAAACACTGACTGACAAG ATACGCAAGCGTGATATTACCTTAAAGTTTATTGCATCTGAGTCGAGCTCTCTGGGTGGTGCCTTTGTGAAAATCAGACAGACACAAAACAGTTTCCCAATTGGATCATGCATGGAGAGATCAAACATTGAGAACGAAGATTTTGTCGATTTCTTCTCCAAAAACTTTAACTGGGCCGTCTTTGGAAACGAGTTGAAGTGGTACTGGACCGAGGCACAGAGAGGAAACTTAAACTACAAAGATGCTGATGATATGTTAAACTTTTGTACAAGCCGGAACATTCAACTTCGTGGGCACTGCATCTTTTGGGAAGTCGAGGATGCAGTTCAATCATGGATACGTTCTTTGAGCAAAGACGACATGATGTCAGCTGTTCAGAACCGTCTAACCAGTCTTCTGAACCGATATAAGGGTAAATTCAAGCACTACGATGTGAACAATGAAATGCTGCATGGTTCCTTTTTCCAAGATCATTTAGGAAAAGATATCAGAGCCAACATGTTCAAGATTGCAAATCAACTTGACCCCTCTGCCACCCTTTTTGTTAACGACTACCACATAGAAGATGGCTGTGATACACGGTCATCACCAGAGAAATACATTCAACACATTCTGGACCTCCAAGAACAAGGAGCACCAGTTGGAGGAATAGGCTTACAGGGGCACATAGAGAATCCAATCGGTCCCATCGTTTGTTCCGCACTCGATAAGTTGGGCATTCTTGGCCTTCCAATCTGGTTCACAGAAGTCGACATCTCTTCGGACAACGAGTATGTTAGAGCTGATGATTTGGAAGTCATGCTTCGAGAGGCATTTGCTCACCCTGCGGTCGAGGGCGTAATGTTTTGGGGATTCTGGGAGCTGTTTATGAGTCGTAACAATGCTCACTTAGTGAACGCAGAAGGTGATGTTAATGAAGCTGGTAAAAGGTACCTTGCACTTAAGAAAGAATGGCTGACTCGTGCTCATGGACATGTAAATGAACAAGGTGAATTCGAGTTCAGAGGATTTCATGGTTCGTATGAAGTCGAGCTCGTTTCAGTTTGTCGGAAGAAATTGGCATTTAAAACATTTGAGGTTGATCAAGGTCTGGATCCAGTTGTGGTATCCGTAAATTTATAG
- the LOC140976317 gene encoding endo-1,4-beta-xylanase 1 isoform X2: MGKFWNCCLKNRALKRSPRSQGSRDNMETPSTSNANNNSKSENLNEKLKDSISIPATNIIHNHDFSGGLHLWHPNCCNAFVVSSESGYPEGLSTKLSGSFAVVTNRKESWQGLEQDITSRVSAGSNYIVCAWVGISGAVEGVANVLATLKLENQDSSVSYLFIGRTSASTERWEKVEGTFCLSTMPQRVTFYLEGPSSGIDLLIRSVQVSCPSSNECESQSTGSLSDGDENIIQNPTFDDGLNNWSGRGCKIVVGDSMADGKVLPMSGKYFASTADRTQNWNGIQQEITGRVQRKLAYEVVATVRILGNNITSANVRATLWVQAANLPEQYIGIGSVQATDKDWVQLQGKFLLNGIPSRIIIFLEGPPPGTDILLNNLIVKHAAKAPPASPPVIENAAFGVNIIVNSNLSDSSNGWFPLGNCTLSVGNGSPHILPPMARDSLGAHEPLSGRYILVTNRTQTWMGPAQMITDNLKLYLTYQVSAWVRIRSGVTKPQNVNVALGVDSQWVNGGQVEIGDDKWHEIGGSFRIEKQPAKVMVYVQGPDAGVDLMVAGLQIFPVDRHMRFKRLQTLTDKIRKRDITLKFIASESSSLGGAFVKIRQTQNSFPIGSCMERSNIENEDFVDFFSKNFNWAVFGNELKWYWTEAQRGNLNYKDADDMLNFCTSRNIQLRGHCIFWEVEDAVQSWIRSLSKDDMMSAVQNRLTSLLNRYKGKFKHYDVNNEMLHGSFFQDHLGKDIRANMFKIANQLDPSATLFVNDYHIEDGCDTRSSPEKYIQHILDLQEQGAPVGGIGLQGHIENPIGPIVCSALDKLGILGLPIWFTEVDISSDNEYVRADDLEVMLREAFAHPAVEGVMFWGFWELFMSRNNAHLVNAEGDVNEAGKRYLALKKEWLTRAHGHVNEQGEFEFRGFHGSYEVELVSVCRKKLAFKTFEVDQGLDPVVVSVNL; this comes from the exons ATGGGCAAGTTCTGGAATTGCTGCCTGAAGAATCGAGCTTTGAAGCGTAGCCCACGATCACAG GGGTCAAGAGACAATATGGAGACGCCATCCACTAGCAATGCCAATAATAACTCTAAATCCGAG AATTTGAACGAGAAATTGAAGGATTCAATCAGCATACCAGCAACCAATATCATACATAACCATGATTTCTCTGGAGGGCTTCATTTATGGCATCCTAATTGCTGCAATGCCTTTGTTGTTTCGTCAGAATCCGGTTACCCTGAAGGATTATCAACTAAGCTAAGCGGCAGTTTTGCCGTTGTCACAAACCGGAAAGAATCCTGGCAAGGCCTGGAGCAAGACATCACCAGCAGAGTTTCTGCAGGATCTAACTACATAGTCTGTGCTTGGGTTGGAATATCAGGGGCCGTTGAAGGTGTTGCCAATGTTTTGGCCACTTTGAAACTAGAAAATCAGGATTCATCAGTTAGCTATTTGTTTATTGGAAG AACCTCTGCGTCAACTGAACGTTGGGAGAAGGTAGAAGGTACATTTTGTCTGTCAACAATGCCTCAGAGGGTCACATTTTATCTGGAAGGGCCTTCATCTGGCATCGACCTACTCATAAGATCTGTACAGGTCTCCTGCCCCAGTTCCAATGAATGTGAG AGTCAAAGCACTGGATCTTTATCAGACGGCGATGAGAACATAATACAGAACCCGACATTTGATGATGGACTAAATAATTGGTCTGGAAGAGGTTGTAAGATTGTTGTGGGTGATTCTATGGCTGATGGGAAAGTTCTTCCCATGTCTGGAAAGTACTTTGCATCCACGGCAGATCGAACTCAGAACTGGAATGGGATTCAACAAGAGATTACTGGGAGAGTGCAGCGGAAGCTTGCGTATGAGGTTGTGGCTACAGTTCGAATATTAGGTAATAACATCACCAGTGCAAATGTTAGGGCTACACTGTGGGTTCAGGCAGCAAATCTCCCCGAGCAGTATATTGGGATTGGCAG TGTGCAGGCAACAGACAAAGATTGGGTGCAGCTGCAAGGAAAATTTCTTCTAAACGGCATCCCCTCacgaataattatttttttagaaggACCACCTCCTGGAACTGATATCCTCCTCAATAATCTAATAGTAAAGCACGCTGCCAAAGCTCCACCTGCATCTCCACCAGTCATTGAG AATGCTGCTTTTGGGGTAAATATTATTGTGAATAGCAACCTTAGTGACAGCTCCAATGGATGGTTTCCTCTTGGAAATTGCACACTTAGTGTCGGAAATGGTTCGCCACATATTCTTCCTCCCATGGCTAGAGATTCCCTTGGAGCCCACGAGCCTTTAAGTGGTCGCTACATTCTTGTAACCAATCGTACTCAAACATGGATGGGCCCAGCCCAGATGATAACAGATAATCTGAAACTATATTTGACATATCAAGTGTCAGCTTGGGTTCGAATTAGATCTGGTGTAACTAAACCACAAAATGTTAACGTTGCTCTTGGTGTGGACAGTCAATGGGTAAATGGTGGCCAAGTAGAGATTGGTGATGATAAATGGCATGAAATTGGTGGATCTTTTAGAATCGAGAAGCAACCAGCAAAAGTAATGGTTTATGTCCAAGGTCCTGATGCTGGTGTCGATTTGATGGTGGCCGGACTTCAAATCTTTCCTGTCGATAGACACATGAGATTTAAACGCTTGCAAACACTGACTGACAAG ATACGCAAGCGTGATATTACCTTAAAGTTTATTGCATCTGAGTCGAGCTCTCTGGGTGGTGCCTTTGTGAAAATCAGACAGACACAAAACAGTTTCCCAATTGGATCATGCATGGAGAGATCAAACATTGAGAACGAAGATTTTGTCGATTTCTTCTCCAAAAACTTTAACTGGGCCGTCTTTGGAAACGAGTTGAAGTGGTACTGGACCGAGGCACAGAGAGGAAACTTAAACTACAAAGATGCTGATGATATGTTAAACTTTTGTACAAGCCGGAACATTCAACTTCGTGGGCACTGCATCTTTTGGGAAGTCGAGGATGCAGTTCAATCATGGATACGTTCTTTGAGCAAAGACGACATGATGTCAGCTGTTCAGAACCGTCTAACCAGTCTTCTGAACCGATATAAGGGTAAATTCAAGCACTACGATGTGAACAATGAAATGCTGCATGGTTCCTTTTTCCAAGATCATTTAGGAAAAGATATCAGAGCCAACATGTTCAAGATTGCAAATCAACTTGACCCCTCTGCCACCCTTTTTGTTAACGACTACCACATAGAAGATGGCTGTGATACACGGTCATCACCAGAGAAATACATTCAACACATTCTGGACCTCCAAGAACAAGGAGCACCAGTTGGAGGAATAGGCTTACAGGGGCACATAGAGAATCCAATCGGTCCCATCGTTTGTTCCGCACTCGATAAGTTGGGCATTCTTGGCCTTCCAATCTGGTTCACAGAAGTCGACATCTCTTCGGACAACGAGTATGTTAGAGCTGATGATTTGGAAGTCATGCTTCGAGAGGCATTTGCTCACCCTGCGGTCGAGGGCGTAATGTTTTGGGGATTCTGGGAGCTGTTTATGAGTCGTAACAATGCTCACTTAGTGAACGCAGAAGGTGATGTTAATGAAGCTGGTAAAAGGTACCTTGCACTTAAGAAAGAATGGCTGACTCGTGCTCATGGACATGTAAATGAACAAGGTGAATTCGAGTTCAGAGGATTTCATGGTTCGTATGAAGTCGAGCTCGTTTCAGTTTGTCGGAAGAAATTGGCATTTAAAACATTTGAGGTTGATCAAGGTCTGGATCCAGTTGTGGTATCCGTAAATTTATAG
- the LOC140976441 gene encoding probable Histone-lysine N-methyltransferase ATXR5 has translation MAPSSIPSAPGSQPQLGAAGLARGRKFRSIKEIMKVAKRVVLEENGEECGGGNYYSRVACEQCGSGERDDELMLCDRCDRGYHMLCLRPIVARIPIGPWFCPACSDDNNRPLKSFTQKKIVEFFRIQKCGESTGKCAYPQDAKKRRRRSIVFHKKRRRLLPHISSDDPVRRLVQMRSLASALTASSMEFSNELTYAPGMATKLANQAIFEDGGMQVLAKEDIETLELCRAMYSRGECPPLIVTFDSCEGYTVEADGPIKDMTFIAEYTGDVDYIKNREQDDCDSMMTLLLATDPPKSLVVCPDKRGNIARFINGINNYTPEGRKKQNVKCVRYSVNGECRVLLVATRDISKGERLYYDYNGYEEEYPTHNFV, from the exons ATGGCGCCTTCCTCAATCCCTTCGGCTCCCGGGAGCCAGCCGCAGCTCGGAGCTGCCGGGCTGGCGAGGGGGAGAAAGTTCAGGTCGATCAAGGAGATCATGAAGGTGGCCAAGCGTGTGGTATTGGAGGAGAATGGCGAGGAATGTGGCGGCGGTAATTACTACAGCCGAGTGGCTTGCGAGCAATGCGGCTCCGGCGAGCGAGATGATGAGCTGATGCTGTGCGACAGATGTGACAGAGGGTATCACATGCTCTGCCTCCGCCCGATCGTGGCCCGAATTCCTATCGGACCGTGGTTCTGCCCCGCCTGCTCCGATGATAACAATCGCCCGCTTAAAA GTTTTACGCAGAAGAAGATTGTTGAATTTTTTAGAATTCAGAAATGTGGGGAATCGACAGGGAAATGTGcctatcctcaag ATGCTAAAAAGCGCCGAAGACGTTCTATAGTGTTTCACAAGAAGCGTAGGAGATTGTTGCCACATATTTCATCAGATGATCCTGTAAGAAGGCTAGTTCAGATGAGATCTCTTGCCTCAGCTTTGACAGCATCGAGCATGGAATTCAGCAATGAACTTACCTACGCCCCTGGCATGGCGACTAAACTAGCTAATCAAGCTATATTTGAAGATGGTGGCATGCAG GTGCTTGCCAAAGAAGACATTGAAACATTAGAGTTGTGTAGGGCTATGTATAGTAGAGGCGAATGCCCCCCTCTTATTGTGACCTTTGATTCGTGTGAAGG TTATACGGTAGAAGCCGATGGTCCCATAAAAGATATGACATTTATTGCAGAGTATACAGGGGACGTGGATTACATCAAGAATCGGGAGCAAGATGATTGTGATAGCATGATGACTCTTCTTTTAGCAACTGATCCACCTAAAAGCCTTGTTGTCTGCCCAGATAAGCGTGGAAATATTGCTCGCTTTATCAATGGCATAAACAATTACACGCC GGAGGGCAGGAAGAAGCAGAATGTTAAATGCGTGAGATACAGTGTCAATGGTGAATGCCGAGTGCTTCTGGTTGCAACTCGTGATATTTCAAAAGGGGAGAGGCTATATTACGATTATAACGGATATGAAGAGGAGTACCCAACCCATAATTTTGTCTAG